The Skermanella rosea sequence ACCATCGCGGACTACATGGTCGTGGCATCGGGCCGCTCGACGCGGCAGGTCGGCGCCATGGCCGAGCATCTGCGCGAGAAGCTGAAGGTTGCCGGGGCCGCCGCCGTCGAGATCGAGGGCCTGCCGCAGGCGGACTGGGTCCTGATCGATGCCGGCGACGTCATCGTCCACCTGTTCCGGCCCGAGGTCCGCAGCTTCTACAACATCGAGAAGATGTGGGGCATCGAGCCGCCGGCGGCTCGGCAGGACATGCTGTACGCCTGACCGGCCGGCTTGGACGGATCGGTCCGGTACGGAACGGAACGGTACGGCACTGAAAAGGTAGTCCCATGAAGATCTGGCTCGCCGCCGTCGGGCGGGCGCGGGCCGGGGCGGCGCGCGACCTGTACGAGGAGTACGCCCGGCGGATGACTTGGCCGCTCGTCCTGAAGGAGGTCGAGTCGAAGAAGCGCGTGCCGCCCGACGAGCTGAAACGCCTGGAAGCCGACCTGCTGCTGTCGGCCGTCCCCAATGCCGCCACGATCGTGGCGCTTGATGAACGCGGCGCGGCCCTGTCGAGCGAGCGCTTCGCCGAAAAGCTGGGCGGCTGGCGGGACACGGGCGTCGGCGACGTCGCCTTCCTGATCGGCGGGGCGGACGGCCACGGCGAGGCGGTGGCGAAGCGGGCGGACCTGATGCTGGCGCTGGGTCCCATGACCTGGCCCCACCTGATGGTGCGCGCCATGCTGGCGGAGCAATTGTACAGGGCGCAACAGATTCTGGCGGGACACCCTTATCATCGTGCATAAACTGTCCGTTGGGTCCGGCCTGTTCCACGGCTGCCGAAACGGATCCTTTACCAAACTGGGATAGTGCTATGTCCGCCATGACCGATACCAAACGCCCCCGCCCCGTCGTCCTTTGCGTTCTCGATGGCTGGGGCTATCGCGAGGATCCGGCGGACAACGCCGTGGCGCAGGCCCATACTCCCGTGTTCGACCGGCTTTGGCAGTCCTGTCCCCGCGCGTTCCTCCACGCGTCGGAGGAGGATGTCGGATTGCCCAGGGGCCAGATCGGCAACTCCGAGGTCGGCCACATGAATCTCGGCGCCGGGCGGGTCGTGTTCCAGGACCTGCCGATGATCGACAAGGCGATCGCCGAAGGCGAGCTGGAGCGCAACCCCGCGCTGAACGGCCTGATCGACGCGCTGAAGGCCTCGGGCGGCTCCTGCCACCTGATGGGCCTGCTGTCCCCCGGCGGCGTCCACAGCCACCAGTCCCACTTCACCGCCCTGTGCAAGGCGCTCAGCGCCGCCGGCGTGCCGGTCGTGATCCACGGCTTCCTGGACGGCCGCGACGTGCCGCCGCGCAGCGCCCGCGAGCAGGTCGGCGAGTTCCTGAAGTCGATCGAGGGCGTGCCCGGCATCCGCTTCGGCACCATCGACGGCCGCTACTACGCCATGGACCGCGACAAGCGCTGGGAACGCGTGGAGCGGGCCTACAACGCGATGGTCGCCGCCCAGGGCCTGGAGGCGCCGGACCCGCTGGCCGCCATCGACGCCGCCTATGCGGCGGACACCGGCGACGAGTTCGTCCTGCCCACGGTGATCGACGGCTATACCGGCATGAAGGACGGCGACGGCGTCCTGATGGTCAATTTTCGCGCCGACCGCGCGCGGGAGATCCTGACCGCCCTGCTGGACCCCGGCTTCAAGGGCTTCGACCGGCGCAACCCGATCCGGTTCGCCGCCGCCGCCGGCATGGTCGAGTATTCGGCCGAGCTGAACGAGCACCTGAGCGCGATATTCCCGCCGAAGGAACTGACCAACGTGCTGGGCAAGGTCGTGTCCGACGCCGGGCTGACCCAGCTCCGCATGGCCGAGACCGAGAAGTACCCGCACGTGACCTTCTTCTTCAACGGCGGGGAGGAGAGGGTCTATCCGGGCGAGGAGCGCATCATGGTGCCCTCCCCCAAGGTCGCGACGTACGACCTCCAGCCCGAGATGTCGGCGCCCGAACTGGCGGACAAGGCGGTCGAGGCGGTCGGTTCCGGCAAGTTCGACATGCTGGTGATCAACTTCGCCAACCCCGACATGGTCGGCCATTCCGGCATCCTGGAGGCCGCGGTCAAGGCGGTCGAGGCGGTGGACGCCTGCCTGGGCCGCTTGGTCGACGCCGTCGCGGCGCAGGGCGGAACCCTGCTGGTCACCGCCGACCACGGCAACTGCGAGATGATGCGCGACCCGGTGACCGGCGGCCCGCACACCGCCCACACGCTCAACCTAGTGCCGCTGATGCTGGTCAACGGGCCGGCCGACGCGGTAGGCCTGGGCGACGGCAAGCTGGCCGACATCGCGCCGACCATGCTCGACCTGATGAAGCTGCCGCAGCCGGCCGAGATGACCGGCCGGTCGCTGATTCGCCACGCCGCAAGCGGCGCGGCGGGCCGCGCCTCAAGCGGCGCGGCGGGCCGCGCCTCAAGCGGCGCGGCGGAGTAAACGCATGCGGAGGGCGGCATTGGCGGCGGCTGCCCTCCTCGGCGCCGCGGGCGGGTTTTCCGGAAAACCGGCCTGGGCCCAGGCCGACCCCCGCGCGTCCCAGCGCGCCCTGACGGAGATCGAGCGCCAGATCGAGGCCGGCCGCCAGCGGGACGCGGCGCTCGCCCGTTCCGGCGAGGCGCTGGAGCGGGAACTGGAAGGTCTCCGCACCCGGCTGGTCCAGACCGCCGATGAGGCCGCCAAACTCGAAACCGAGCTGACCGGGCTGGAGGAGACGCTCCGCGCCCTGGAGGCGGAAGAGTCGGCCCAGGCCGGCAAGCTCGACGCCGACAGGGCCAGCATCGCCGAACTGCTCGGCGGGTTGCAGCGGCTGTCGCGCATCCCGCCCGAAGCCATGATCGCCCGGCCGGATTCGCCGGTCGACACCCTGCGCGGCGCGCTGCTGCTGCGCTCCGCGGTACCGATCCTGCGCGAACGGGCGGAGGCCCTGGCCCTGTCCCTGCAACGGCTGGCCGACCTGCGCGCGGACCTGGCGACCCGCCGCGCCCAGGCGCAGGACGCCCGCACGGCGCTGGCGGCCCGCCAGGACGAGATCGCCAAGCTGGTCGAGCGCCGGCAGGAGCTTCAGCAGCAGACCGAGGCGGAACGCCGGCAGGTCGCGGACCGGATGGCCCGGCTGGGCAACGAGGCGCAGGACCTGCGCGGCTTGATCGAGCGGCTGGAACGCGAGGCCGAGCAGCGCCGCCGCGAGGAGCAGCGCCGCAAGGCCGAGGCCCTCGCCCGGGCCAAGGCCGAACGGGAGAAGGCGGAGCGCGAGCAGGCCGCCCGCGCGGCGGCGGCCGCCGCGGAGCGGGAGCGCGAGATCGCCGCCTCCATCACGCCGCCGACCCCGCCCGATCGCCCGGACGGCGGGTCGGGCGGCGGTTCAGGAGACGGGGCGTCGCGCCTGCCGGTGGCGGGCCAGGTCACCACCCGCTACGGCGAGGCGGACAAGTTCGGCGTGACCAGCCGCGGGCTGACGGTCTCGGCCCGGCCGGGCGCCCAGGTGGTGGCGCCGTCGTCCGGGTCGATCATGTTCGCCGGGCCGTTCCGGGGCTACGGCCTCATCTTGATCGTTGAACATCCGAATGGATACCATAGTCTTATCGCAGGACTGGGCCGTATCGACACCAAGGTCGGCCAGCGCGTCCTGGCGGGCGAACCCTTGGGCGTGATGGGTAGCCCGGCGGACGGCGATCCCGATCTCTACTTCGAGCTGCGACGGAACGGTCAGCCCATCAACCCGCAGCGCGGCCTCCCCGCTTCCGATGGGAAAGGACAAGGTTAGATGATGAAAACGATCAGTGCTGCCGCCCTAGCGGGCGTATTATTCCTGGCGCCGGCTTGCGCGATCGCCGAGACCAACACCTCGGAAACCTACAGGCAGCTCAACCTCTTCGGCGACGTGTTCGAGCGCGTCCGGTCCGAGTATGTCGAGCCGGTCACCGACGAGCAACTGATCGAAACGGCCATCAACGGCATGCTGACCTCGCTGGACCCGCATTCCAGCTACCTGAACCGCAAGAGCTTCCAGGACATGCAGGTCCAGACCCGGGG is a genomic window containing:
- the rsfS gene encoding ribosome silencing factor; translation: MDLPRQLSELVVKSLDDDKAEDIVVIDLAGKTTIADYMVVASGRSTRQVGAMAEHLREKLKVAGAAAVEIEGLPQADWVLIDAGDVIVHLFRPEVRSFYNIEKMWGIEPPAARQDMLYA
- the rlmH gene encoding 23S rRNA (pseudouridine(1915)-N(3))-methyltransferase RlmH, with product MKIWLAAVGRARAGAARDLYEEYARRMTWPLVLKEVESKKRVPPDELKRLEADLLLSAVPNAATIVALDERGAALSSERFAEKLGGWRDTGVGDVAFLIGGADGHGEAVAKRADLMLALGPMTWPHLMVRAMLAEQLYRAQQILAGHPYHRA
- the gpmI gene encoding 2,3-bisphosphoglycerate-independent phosphoglycerate mutase, producing MTDTKRPRPVVLCVLDGWGYREDPADNAVAQAHTPVFDRLWQSCPRAFLHASEEDVGLPRGQIGNSEVGHMNLGAGRVVFQDLPMIDKAIAEGELERNPALNGLIDALKASGGSCHLMGLLSPGGVHSHQSHFTALCKALSAAGVPVVIHGFLDGRDVPPRSAREQVGEFLKSIEGVPGIRFGTIDGRYYAMDRDKRWERVERAYNAMVAAQGLEAPDPLAAIDAAYAADTGDEFVLPTVIDGYTGMKDGDGVLMVNFRADRAREILTALLDPGFKGFDRRNPIRFAAAAGMVEYSAELNEHLSAIFPPKELTNVLGKVVSDAGLTQLRMAETEKYPHVTFFFNGGEERVYPGEERIMVPSPKVATYDLQPEMSAPELADKAVEAVGSGKFDMLVINFANPDMVGHSGILEAAVKAVEAVDACLGRLVDAVAAQGGTLLVTADHGNCEMMRDPVTGGPHTAHTLNLVPLMLVNGPADAVGLGDGKLADIAPTMLDLMKLPQPAEMTGRSLIRHAASGAAGRASSGAAGRASSGAAE
- a CDS encoding murein hydrolase activator EnvC family protein; protein product: MRRAALAAAALLGAAGGFSGKPAWAQADPRASQRALTEIERQIEAGRQRDAALARSGEALERELEGLRTRLVQTADEAAKLETELTGLEETLRALEAEESAQAGKLDADRASIAELLGGLQRLSRIPPEAMIARPDSPVDTLRGALLLRSAVPILRERAEALALSLQRLADLRADLATRRAQAQDARTALAARQDEIAKLVERRQELQQQTEAERRQVADRMARLGNEAQDLRGLIERLEREAEQRRREEQRRKAEALARAKAEREKAEREQAARAAAAAAEREREIAASITPPTPPDRPDGGSGGGSGDGASRLPVAGQVTTRYGEADKFGVTSRGLTVSARPGAQVVAPSSGSIMFAGPFRGYGLILIVEHPNGYHSLIAGLGRIDTKVGQRVLAGEPLGVMGSPADGDPDLYFELRRNGQPINPQRGLPASDGKGQG